The window atttaaatactaAATACGACTGAAATAACACTATCACCTGTAAGTACAATTTTCAATCTTGAGGATAACTGTAACTTATTCTGTTgccataacattttaatattcaatTTCACAGTACTAGTAATTTGCTTTTGTCTAAAAGAATTATGCATACCAACAGAGTTAACTAACCActgattttaaatttaaatttctaTTACCATATACAAAATGTGATAAGGAAAAAACACAATTCATTGCCACCTATTCCAAGGCACATTGGGTAATAGCTCGACCTACTGGTGATGTAGAgaaactagtttaaaaaaaaagatcacctTTGCTTCATATTCAACATTAGCGTTGAATTTGAACAGCCAATGGGCCAAAAACTGAATGGGGTCCATAGGACGCTGCTCAACCACCTCAGCAAGACCCTCTGCTAGACATGATCCCAGATGTGTCTTCACGTACTCGGAATCCATATTGCCAATCtgttaaatatgtttaaaagcaatatttcattatatttctATAAAACAGTAATACAAATTATAATCCCAGCTCTGTAATCACTtacaaaacaatgtatatttgcaCCGGGTACCTGAAATTTTATAAGGGGTCATTAATTTGGGTCAATAGACACAAAATACTTGACTTTAtagatattatttaaaaaaatgttcactaaGAATTTATCCAAGTATTAGTAAAAAACGACAAGGTACAGAATGaaaatgagaggaaaaaaacaaacctgttGCCAAGCACATCGAAGCTTTCAGATATGTTTGCTTGTTTCTATGGTAACAGTGTCCCTTTCTTAGCTTTCCGCAGACCAATAGTTCCCACTCAAtctaaagaaataataattgtaatgatctttaaaaaatgtcatctaaCCAAAATACCAGATTATGACTCAAATCTAGGAGTCACTTAGTgattaaaatgataatattttcattattccaATTAattctattttactttttacaaccttttgtattttgttcttCTAGTTGAGTTCAGATTTTTAATACTATCATTTAAAGCAATTGCAATAGTTAAAAAGGTTGAATAAGAAGATAAAAACATCATAAAGTTATTCTAATGATGTTTTATGTTATATTGTTTAGTTGATTTCAACAATCCCCTTAAATTATTGTCTACATCTGTTATTACTTGTATGTGAAATATGCATATCATAAATTATATCAAGGGTCAAGTTTGATTTAATTGCACAAAAGTCCACTGAAATTGATCCTAATTTTTATCATAAAAATCAATACTTTATCACTGTGTCAAAATCACCTTacaacttatatatatattttaatgagaaatgcaatcaattgtttggtgagCCTTGTAGAatgcaaccaaaaatgtgagaaTTAAAGgtgacttccattttttttgtccaggttCCTACTTGAGGTGCTTCATGAGCTCCTCCAGTTTCATTCAGCATGTCGTGGTGcgtcagcagcagcagcaagtgCCCACCAGAGACACATTAAACCAGTACTGCCGCTGCCGACTGGGCTTTCAGGAAATACAAGCAAGTGCCTTCTCATTGCTCAGAACGACTGCCACGGTAGAATTTATTCTCCTTCTTTTTCTCAAGACTGCATTTGGTGGGATTCTTTGCTCTTCAGTGCCAGGTTTGACCTTCTACCTTTCACACCCGTTCTCCCTTTTTTACATAACTCTAATTTCTTTGCAAGCTGCATGTTTGCTGGCTTTTTAAAGTAGAAATATGAAGTTTATGTGACATTGCCTGCATCTATTTTAGGGCCAGGTTCACCTTTTAGGTGAATGAGTTGACagggtcatttttaatcaaaatcaaaatatgaagaTGATAGGTGTTTGGGTCCTCAGTAGCTGTTATTGGACTTGAATTAAAGTTATAATTAGAGCACATTTAGTCTAATAATAAACTGATCTGTAATTGAGCTTGAGGTCAGATTTAGAATGGGAAGAGTTGAGGATTCTCTGTCGTGGTTTTGCATATGTCCCATTATTGTGGATCTTTTTGCTACATGGTTAACCCTCACTATGCTTGGAGGTTAAGTGCAATGGGTCTGCAGATAAATCCGCCAGGTTTGACTATAGAAACTCCATCCCAAAAGCTTTGgaatcgttttttttcttccataaagTTGCTACTTCTCTCTTTGGACAGCATGGGTGTGGGTTTCTTACACTGAGCAGAGCCACAGGGAAATGAAAAGGTGATGTGAGGTTAAAGTTTTGCGTCAATACCATCGCTTGGATACAGATTCTGAGTTCCTGACTCTCTCTTATCGGCCAATCCCTTAACATTTAACAGACTGAcatcacattttgaaaaatgcaatgttctttttaagacaCTGCGACCTCAGAAGTCTGTTGTCCTTTTAGTTAAGTGCAGAACCCATAGTTATTCTTCCTTTTTAGAACTACCATACATAAGAAATAGACATCCGTTTTAGTAAGAGCAATTCCAATATAATATGGTCTTCTAAAATAGCCTAACCAGTTGGAGTGATCAAAGTTTCAAAGTTTGTCAGCTTTTTTATCTCCCTGAGCTGGATTTCTCCGCACCTTGGCGTCATTCAGTTTCAAATGTCAACGGCTTGGTCTTTTGAAAGTGCCACTTCATCGGGCTGTCATCTTAGGAAACACCACTTAGGTTGTATTGCATGAATGCAGACACCGCTATGCACCCTGTGCTTCCGTCACAGTCTATAAATCACAAGACCGCCCCATATGTCTGCGAAGCCGCGGGTCGACTTATCTGGGGTCTTCACAACTCGCTAGGGTATGCAGTCCCCGGTCTCAGAAGCAGCTGGCTTCTCGGCGGTAGTGGTACCATGAGTGTACACATATTTCCAGAGACATCAGACCCAGAAGGACCCATGTGGCCAATTGTGACCATGTAACAGACAAGTTGTGGTTTCCCAGTGCTAAGCTAGGAATTAGTGGGTCAAAAACACACCATTGCTCCCTATAGACTTTGTAATACAAACTTAATTGGAGCTTGACAAGGCGTTAATGCCAGTGGCGTGATTTGACCCCGTGAGAACAGAGAAAGCAAGTGTTATTATATTATACTGTACTGTATAATTCTGATATTTAAGTCTTATGAAACATACATGGTTGGAACATTTAGAGAAGCTGTTGTGAAAGGATTGGGGATATTTGGAGGTGGGAACCAGAGGTGTACAGGTTACTGCATCCATCCCTCTGCCAGAATGTCAAAGGTGACATGGTCTTTACTTACGGGAGATGTGTTATATATACTGTGGCAGGAGGACAGCAGAAATCTAACGTTACTGTGCTCTTCTTCGGATGTGTACACGTTGCATTTAGGGGGATTTCTGAGTCGGGTTTATGAGGAGTCATATCTACTAACAACTAGATCGAGTTTTGATTTAGATCACAGTTTGAATTTAGTAGAAACAATTGCAATAAATGCACATTTGAACTGTATAGTAATATATCACCATAGGGATTTATTGTCACACACTCAGTGTTTTTGACATATTCAAAGTCCAAATCTCACTCTACATTGTTGAAAACTCacctattcacttttttttttaccaaatcactatcattttttttatcctctgtCTGAATCTTGTTGCAAATGAAAAATCTGACATAAGAATCATTCTTTATTAGATACCATTTCTTCTTTCAACCATACCtgccataaatagtgtcccacTTATTTCAATAGGGTAAGTTAGTTTGCAAGTATTCTGAATGTTCATTTCAAGTTGTTGCAGGTTGtgcataaaatattaatataagtCAAGATTGACTCTCAGACTTTCCCATAAGAGAAGTATGTGAACCTGGATGGGGGTCATGGCGGTTGGTGGCCGATCAGGTGTCTCTTAGCCACATGGCTCACAAAGTGCACTCGAGGGTGCAGAAGCTCAGTTGTGTTTCGACCCCCGCCTAGTCAGCCCAGCTGGACGAACTTTGGTTTATCGGCAAGAGATGGAATGAGCGCCGTCATTTGGCCTCTGTAACACGACGCCTTATCTTGACAACCGCAAGCAGCTGGGCAGCCACTGAATGTGGAAATGCATCCTTACTTTGTTATTGCCCTCTCGCCActtatgtgtgtttgtatgttggACACTATCCATAAATGTGTGGGTGACACTAACAGGGAAAGTTGGTGTTGCAAAAATGATCAATATTTAGTGACTTTTAAGACTGTTCTGGTCATTCAAAAAGTAACTCAACTATAAACTGATGTAAAAGTGATGTAATGAAAAAGTGATTATGTCTCCCACCCTGCAGCTTCCCCTTAGGGTGACCCCTCAGTGGTAGTAACCCTTCGCAATGCCAAGATGGCAGCCCTGCTCCCTCCCCCTGGCGCCGACGCCTTCCGCCTCTTCACTCGGGAATCGCTGGCGGAGATCGAGAGGCTCCAAGCGGAAAGGCAACGAAAGAAGTCGGCCCGAGTAGACGGCCATGAGGAGGCTGAGGTGGACGAGCAGAAGGTGACGGTCCCTAACGCTAACTTGGAAGCGGGCAAGAATGTGCCATGGATTTACGGAGACCCTCAGGATGGGATGATTAACACTCCGCTGGAGGACTTGGACCCCTTCTACAAGGGTCAGAAGGTCAGTAGATCAACAGAGTAAGGGTAAGACCATAGATTGATATGGGATACTTTGTATTCCAATTGCAACagtactaaattatttttccaatttgttatactttgtttttctctttaacGCTTGGATCCTACAACATTGTAGATTGATTATCTGACCCAATGTATTGGTAAatattaaatgtatgttttccaGACGTTCATCGTGATCAGCAAAAGCAACACGATTTATCGGTTCAACGCAGAATCGGCGTGTTATCTCCTGACCCCGTTCAGCTGCGTGAGAAGAGGAGCCATCAAAATCCTTATACATTCATATCctaacattgcattttttcattttggtaGCCTGGCCAATCTCATACTTTTTTGTCCTTAACGACCACTCAAATTATTCAGTATGTTCATCATGATCACTATTCTGTCCAATTGCGTTTTCATGACGATGAGCAACCCGCCGGCGTGGAGTAAAAATGTTGAGTGAGTATACAATGTATATATGCTCTTGTTGGTTTACCATTGACGCTTTTCATGTCCGCAGGTACGCTTTTACAGGGATTTACACCTTTGAGGCCACTGTCAAAGTCTTGTCGAGAGGCTTCTGTATCGGCTCATTTACATTCCTTCGAGATCCCTGGAACTGGTTGGATTTCATGGTCATCAGCATGGCGTAAGAGACACATTCTTTACCAAATTATTGCTTGCTATTGATGGAAGGTGGTGCAATATGTTCCTAAAACCCTCCATTAAAAATCTCCTCTCTTGTCTCACCACAGATACATCACTGAATTTGTCGACCTTGGTAACGTATCTGCCCTCAGGACCTTCCGAGTACTTCGAGCCTTGAAAACCATCACTGTCATTCCAGGTATTACTCTTATTTCATTAGTACTACGATAAATGGTTATGGTTATTCTTGCACTAAATATTTGATCAAGTTAATGGTTAAAAAGGgcaatttttccattttccgTTGCACCAGAATGGCTCTTAACTACTAGTTTTGTCCCGCCAGGTCTAAAAACTATCGTGGGTGCACTAATCCAGTCAGTCAAGAAAATGGGAGACGTGATGGTCTTAACGGTCTTCGCTTTGGCTGTATTCGCCTTGGTCGGTTTGCAACTTTTCATGGGCACCCTACGACACAAGTGCATTCGCTGGCCGATTCAGGGCAACGACACGGAAAATTTGTTTGACATCACCGAGGCACCGCTGGCGTACAATGACACGCTTGGTGTCAACGGTAGCGACTTTTCCAATGGCACCTTTGATTTCGCAGAGTACATCGAAAACACCCGTACGTTGCTGCTAGCTTTTCTTATTCAGCTTCTGTGTGAGTACATTTTAAGCATTCTGGGTTGTTTTTGTTCAGAGAACTACTACTTTTTGGAAGGCAGCAAAGATCCTCTTGTATGCGGGAACAGTTCTGATGCTGGGTATGACATTGTGCTTATTTCTTCATCTTAAGAGCTTTGAGATGAGGTCTTACCTTTGCTTTGACttccattaattttttttcagagtgTGTCCTGAAGGCTTCATGTGCATGAAGGCCGGTGGGAACCCAAACTACGGTTACACCAGCTTTGACTCATTCGGCTGGGCCTTCCTGGCACTCTTCAGACTCATGACCCAGGACTACTGGGAAAACCTCTTCCAGATGGTTAGAATTACTGAAGTCTATACTCCTGTCTCCCAAAGGGAATGCCTTCTTAGATCTTGTGGCTTCTCATTTGTCTCGAATACAGATCCTGCGGACGGCGGGGAAAACCTACATGCTTTTCTTTGTGGTGGTGATCTTCTTGGGCTCCTTCTACCTCATCAACCTCATCCTGGCGGTGGTGGCTATGGCATACGATGAGCAGAACCAGGCCACGCATCGTGAAGctaaggagaaagaggaggagttCCAGCGCATTCTGGAACAACTCAAGAATCCTGAGCAGGTGCACTCTTCATCATTTTGTTATATTTGAGCTTTAAGTCATTTTGTTTATCCTAGTTTCTTTGACCTGGCAGGCTCACCGGTCTGCTAGTGTAGATTCTGTGAACAGCAACCAGGCCCATAGTCATCACTCAGCCTCCGAGCTGAGTCCGGATCGAGACCAAGACGTCAGGGATTGTAACGGCAAAATGGTCCCGAGCCTCCTGGTGCAATCGCCTACCTTGGACGAGGTCAGACTCTGGTTTTTCCGTTTAAAATCCATGTATCTGACTCCACATCACGGATTATCTCTCAACAGTCTGCTGTTGAGAAAGAGCTCCATGAGACGTCTCCAGGCATGCTAAACCCAGATGAACTTCAATCGGATGAGCAGAAGCAGAGATCCTCTAGCGTCATGGAAGGTACCTCAGTTCCATTGGCGTCGGATGGGTGTTAAGCCAGTTAAAGTTCATGGCGGAGTGGGCTTATATCAATACTGCGCTGAGCTAATGGTTGCATTAACGCGCTTTTGTAAGGGTCTCTGTCAACATTGAAGCATTGCCAAGATGCACTCTTTCAAATTTGGAGAATTAAGTAATCGCACGTGACTAAAGCCTTGAGGCTTTCCAACTGTTGTTGTCGCCTTGGTGACAACAGCCCACACCAATTATAGATGAGCTTTTATAGCACTGCTGTTTGTgggtatattacatttttaaatattaacataGCTCTTCCTTTGTCCAGTATTGCATATGATACTATTTTCGGAATATTCTACTCTTCACTGTAGAAAATAAGTTCACTTTTAAGATGGCCTTGTTTTTTCTGGCACCTTGACATAAGAAGCGTGTAAATTTGAAACATGTGACTGTGTCCAGAGTTGGAGGACGCTCAAAGGCCTTGTCCGCCGGGCTGGTACAAGTTTGCCAACATTTTCCTGAAGTGGAACTGCTGCAGCCCATGGATGATCCTTAAAAAGTGGTTGTATGTGATTGTGATGGACCCCTTTTTTGATATGGCCATCACAATTTGCATTGTCCTCAACACACTCTTCATGGCTATGGAACACTACCCCATGACCCCAGAGTTTGACCACATGCTGTCCGTGGGCAACCTGGTGAGTGGGGGGACATTTTAAGGACCCTCTTGACGTAATGGGGTACTGAACTCAAGCCAAGAATTCTTAACGTCACTTGTCATGTACCATTTTGAAGTCCTCTAAACCTATTGTGCTtaattctttacattttttaggttTTCACTGGGATCTTCACAGCTGAGATGGTCTTAAAGCTCATTGCTATGGATCCATTTTACTACTTCCAAGTGGGATGGAATATTTTTGACAGCATTATTGTCACGCTCAGCTTGGCGGAATTGGGTCTGGCCAATGTCCAGGGACTGTCGGTATTGCGTTCCTTCCGTCTGGTAAGCGCATCTCATTCGCTAAGTTTTCCTTGGATCCAATAATAATTTCCTTTTGTCTTTCTGAGGTAGCTTCGTGTCTTCAAGCTGGCCAAGTCCTGGCCCACACTCAACATGCTGATTAAAATCATCGGGAATTCGGTGGGCGCTTTGGGCAATCTAACGCTGGTGTTGGCTATCATCGTCTTCATCTTTGCCGTGGTGGGCATGCAGTTGTTCGGAAAGAACTACAAGGACTGTGTTTGCAAGATCTCTGAAGACTGTGAACTGCCGCGTTGGCACATGAACgattttttccattctttcctCATCGTTTTCCGAATTCTGTGTGGCGAGTGGATTGAGACCATGTGGGACTGTATGGAGGTTTCAGGTGCTGCTATGTGCCTGATTGTCTTTATGATGGTCATGGTCATTGGAAATCTTGTGGTGAGTCAAATAGATAGTTCTTAAAGTAGAAACCAACATTTTGACTTTTGCTTTAATTTAGAGAATTTTAATTGGTTTacagtttagattttttaactTTCAGAGACAGTTCAAAAGTTGGCGCTTGAGACCTTCAACTGTTTATAGAAAAACTGACTAATTTTACTCAGTAAAACACACTACTAGCAATTATTATTGTTCTTTTATTGAGCCTAGAGTGTCAGTGCCTTTGGGGAAGCAGATCTTGACGTTGTACTAAGTAATGTTCTCTTTTGAATTCCCTTAATGCAAGATGACCGCAAATTGATGGGCAATATTTCATGGCGAGCACGCACAAAATTTCCTGGTAGGTTATTCATagaaatgaaaaggaaatggCTCATCAGTAGGGAAGCTGAAAAGCGCCAAGTGCCAAGTGCCAAAATTCTCCAGATGATCGCACCCCCCTTGAGTCACCATCCCATAGACCTCGAACAAGCACAAACTCACTACACATGCAAACCCtctcaaaacaaagaaaataacaacCAGTACACTTCTATTTAAATCCAACAACTTAAGAGCAAATGCTGGTATTGACCTTGAGTATGTGTAAAGATCTAACTCAGGTCGGCGTACTGCCATCACGGCAACAAACGCCAACAGCTGCTGAGAGTGTGTGAAGGCGTAATCGGAGACGGCATATTCAGCTGTAATTGATGAGCGTTTCAGGTCGTGTGCTGATCATGTTGCTTAATCCAAGATTTAATACGTATGAAGGGGAAGTACGGCACTCTTGAACAGAACGTGTTTAGCAAGCGTTTTCAATTCaaggttaactcattggctaccaaaCAGCAGGACACACACATGCCCTTCTTTTAAGCGCCACAGAATATTATTCTATTGTGAGCAGTTTATAGTAATGGTAACTTCAAGAGCTTAATGTTATAACATGCCTATGGGGCTACTAGTTTTACACCGAAATGAGTATTAGTATGATACTGATACaccatttattttcccttttctgcTCTCAGGTTTTGAACCTTTTCCTGGCACTGCTCCTCAGCTCCTTCAGTGGCGACAACCTGTCCACAGGAGATGATGATGGCGAGCTGAACAACCTCCAGATCGCCGTCGGCAGGATTACACGAGGCATCGACTGGCTCAAGTCGGCTGCCGCCGATGTGCCTCGAAGGATACTGGACCGAAAATTCAAGGCCACGGCGGACGCCAGCGCCGAGGTGGTGGAGATGAACGATTTGGACGCTGGCGGGGATGTCAAAAGGAACTCAAACTATTTAGCTGGACGGACTTCAGGCACCGTTTTGGAAGGAGAACTTGCTCTCCAAGTGCCCCTCGCACAGGGAGAGTCCGACTATGAAAACATGGATGACGAGGACTACGATTCGAATATCTCCACGTGTGGAGATAACACTCATGACAGCGTAAGACTGTCATAATCGCCACTGACCTAAGAGAAACTGTACTACCACCTAATTGATACATTTATGTTCTCTAGAAAAGCCTAGAAGACGAGATAGGCCATATAAAAGAAGTCAAAGTGAGTAGCtgtcttcagaaaatgaatgttctcttgtgttttttaagaaatGCTTCTGCTTTTTCCGAGCAGCTGATGGGCGTGCCCTCTGATGACAATGACCCTTCGCTGTGTAGTACAGCGGACTATCAGCCATCAAAGCCTGAACCGgttgaagaggaggaggaagagccaGAGCCAATTGAGCCAGAAGCCTGCTTCACTGAAAGTAGGAATATGGTGACAATTTGTGGTTTCTAGTACTTGTTGTGTGAATGCTACATAGAAAATGACTACCCAAAACCTAACATGGGCTCTGTAACCATCAGACTGTGTGCGGCGATGGCCCTGCCTCACCGTGGACGTCAACACAATCAGGGGAAAGCAATGGTGGACGCTTCGCAGGACCTGCTTTGCTATTGTTGAACATGACTGGTTTGAAACTTTCATCATCTTCATGATCCTACTAAGCAGCGGCGCCCTGGTGAACAATTGGAACAAATATAAAATGGGGTTGTGGTCAAATATTCATTAAGTCTTGCGCTCTTGCGCAGGCTTTTGAAGATGTCTACCTGGAAAGGCGGAGAATCGTTAAAATCATCCTGGAGTACGCCGATAAAGTCTTTACCTTTGTCTTTGTCGTGGAAATGTTGCTGAAATGGACGGCGTACGGCTTTAAGACTTACTTCACTAACGCCTGGTGTTGGTTGGACTTTTTCATCGTTGACGTAAGTTCAACCAAGTCACATCGGGTCGTTAGCAGATTCCGAATTGTCCGTTCTCGCCGCAGATTTCTTTGATTAGTTTGGTGGCCAACTGGATGGGTTTCTCCGAGCTGGGTCCCATCAAATCTCTGCGAACTCTCAGGGCGCTGAGGCCTCTACGCGCCCTTTCCAGATTTGAAGGCATGAGGGTAAGTGCCAGTCGGGAATTGCAATGACGTTGAATGGCTGTTTTGGAATTAAACCCAAATTTTCAGTTCTCACAGACTCACAAATGACAGCCAGCTTTAACTACCTTGACTAAACCACTGCATGTGTCATGGTTGTTTTGATACGTTTGCCGTTTTTCTCAGCTTGCATGTTTTTCTCCACGTGGGATTCCAGACAGGTAATAAAACAATCAATCTAAAGTAAACAATTGCCTTTAGTTTGGATGCTCACACCCTGAACTTCTTCCTACCAGGTGGTGGTCAACGCGCTAGTTGGCGCCATCCCATCCATCTTCAACGTTCTCCTGGTTTGCCTCATCTTCTGGCTCATCTTCAGCATCATGGGTGTCACCATGTTTGCCGGCAAGTTTTACCGCTGCATCAACACCACGACGGGCGAGCTCTTTCCCGTGGCGGAAATCAACAACCGTAGCGAGTGCCTAGCCCTGCAGGAGGACACGGGCGAGGCCCGTTGGGTCAATGTCAAGGTCAACTATGACAATGTAGGGCTGGGCTACTTGTCGTTACTTCAAGTGGTAGGTTGGCTTTGACTCTTAACTTGACTTGCCttcattcaaaaagaaaaaatcattttctgataCCTTTTCAGGCAACTTTTAAAGGTTGGATGGACATCATGTATGCTGCTGTCGACTCAAGAGAGGTATACAATGATCCTCTTAATTCACCCCAGTTTGGACTAGAGTGAAAATTTCCAGTGATGGATTCTTCTTATGAACACAATGCATTTAATCTCAGGTGGAAGAGCAGCCTTCTTACGAAATCAACCTTTATATGTACATCTACTTTGTCATCTTCATTATTTTCGGCTCCTTCTTCACCCTCAACCTTTTCATTGGTGTTATCATTGACAACTTCAACCAGCAGAAGAAAAAGATGAGTGTTTTTGCATGATCTTTAGTCACATTTCCATAAATAGCGGGGAATACTAATGATATTTGCCACTGCACTTAGGAGACAAGGACATCTTCATGACGGA is drawn from Stigmatopora nigra isolate UIUO_SnigA chromosome 18, RoL_Snig_1.1, whole genome shotgun sequence and contains these coding sequences:
- the scn4aa gene encoding LOW QUALITY PROTEIN: sodium channel protein type 4 subunit alpha A (The sequence of the model RefSeq protein was modified relative to this genomic sequence to represent the inferred CDS: substituted 1 base at 1 genomic stop codon), with translation MAALLPPPGADAFRLFTRESLAEIERLQAERQRKKSARVDGHEEAEVDEQKVTVPNANLEAGKNVPWIYGDPQDGMINTPLEDLDPFYKGQKTFIVISKSNTIYRFNAESACYLLTPFSCVRRGAIKILIHSYPNIAFFHFGSLANLILFCPXRPLKLFSMFIMITILSNCVFMTMSNPPAWSKNVEYAFTGIYTFEATVKVLSRGFCIGSFTFLRDPWNWLDFMVISMAYITEFVDLGNVSALRTFRVLRALKTITVIPGLKTIVGALIQSVKKMGDVMVLTVFALAVFALVGLQLFMGTLRHKCIRWPIQGNDTENLFDITEAPLAYNDTLGVNGSDFSNGTFDFAEYIENTQNYYFLEGSKDPLVCGNSSDAGVCPEGFMCMKAGGNPNYGYTSFDSFGWAFLALFRLMTQDYWENLFQMILRTAGKTYMLFFVVVIFLGSFYLINLILAVVAMAYDEQNQATHREAKEKEEEFQRILEQLKNPEQAHRSASVDSVNSNQAHSHHSASELSPDRDQDVRDCNGKMVPSLLVQSPTLDESAVEKELHETSPGMLNPDELQSDEQKQRSSSVMEELEDAQRPCPPGWYKFANIFLKWNCCSPWMILKKWLYVIVMDPFFDMAITICIVLNTLFMAMEHYPMTPEFDHMLSVGNLVFTGIFTAEMVLKLIAMDPFYYFQVGWNIFDSIIVTLSLAELGLANVQGLSVLRSFRLLRVFKLAKSWPTLNMLIKIIGNSVGALGNLTLVLAIIVFIFAVVGMQLFGKNYKDCVCKISEDCELPRWHMNDFFHSFLIVFRILCGEWIETMWDCMEVSGAAMCLIVFMMVMVIGNLVVLNLFLALLLSSFSGDNLSTGDDDGELNNLQIAVGRITRGIDWLKSAAADVPRRILDRKFKATADASAEVVEMNDLDAGGDVKRNSNYLAGRTSGTVLEGELALQVPLAQGESDYENMDDEDYDSNISTCGDNTHDSKSLEDEIGHIKEVKLMGVPSDDNDPSLCSTADYQPSKPEPVEEEEEEPEPIEPEACFTENCVRRWPCLTVDVNTIRGKQWWTLRRTCFAIVEHDWFETFIIFMILLSSGALAFEDVYLERRRIVKIILEYADKVFTFVFVVEMLLKWTAYGFKTYFTNAWCWLDFFIVDISLISLVANWMGFSELGPIKSLRTLRALRPLRALSRFEGMRVVVNALVGAIPSIFNVLLVCLIFWLIFSIMGVTMFAGKFYRCINTTTGELFPVAEINNRSECLALQEDTGEARWVNVKVNYDNVGLGYLSLLQVATFKGWMDIMYAAVDSREVEEQPSYEINLYMYIYFVIFIIFGSFFTLNLFIGVIIDNFNQQKKKMRDKDIFMTEEQKKYYEAMKKLGSKKPQKPIPRPTNFLQGLVFDFISQQFFDIFIMVLICLNMVTMMVETDNQSVEKEDFLFKVNLAFIAVFTTECLLKLFALRQYFFTNGWNIFDFIVVILSIAGTMLSDVIEKYFVSPTLFRVIRLARIGRILRLIKGAKGIRTLLFALMMSLPALFNIGLLLFLIMFIFSIFGMSNFAYVKKEAGVDDIFNFETFGGSIICLFQITTSAGWDGLLLPMLNREPPDCDPNFENPGTDVKGNCGSPGLGMVFFTSYIIISFLVVVNMYIAIILENFNVAQEESGDALCEEDFEMFNETWEKFDKDSTMFIEYARLSDFCDALQEPLRVAKPNRLRLIQMDLPLVIGDRIHCLDVLMAVTEMVLGDTLEMAAMRESIKTKFLQSNPTSDSFAPITTTVRHKEEEIAALVIQRAYRSHLLRRGLRHAAFLHRAKNGVAQDQDIVEREGLIARKMEDLYGKYSNFAKEKTWKNSAAPGTQGGSAASFVHLPAEITKEVVLHSAPQPNRVLGGLRKKLKESHI